The Mercenaria mercenaria strain notata chromosome 8, MADL_Memer_1, whole genome shotgun sequence genome has a segment encoding these proteins:
- the LOC123566421 gene encoding flap endonuclease GEN homolog 1-like isoform X2 translates to MSWHVLAIMGVHTLWNILEETGVEIITVRDLRGKKLAVDLSSWIVELQQSKVSTQFRNAYIRNLFFRTTDFMKEGVELVFVTDGRAPELKQQATANTGRHYLRNAASWCVEMLGYLGLPCVQAAEEAEAMCAYLNSQQLVDGCLTDDNDFFLYGGKTLYRKLSKHNKMYVIEKFDMDKINADLRLERRDLVALALLLGSDYDEKGVKYVGKEKGKALVELLKSRKLDVLDRLLGWKNNQELDSIEEQLSAETKQSHCRKCGHLGRVSAHEASGCSVCGIDSGCQESSKVTCQCAWHKQEALKKQHKLELSLRQKSLQNESFPNEKVIQEYLNPHLQSCKEITKPSMNVPKLMAFMKSHFGWTSDKALEKLVPIVILNELREKGSQSDLMFTPIRILRSCKESHVDCYEVTWDKTDKNDWAGTNFSTNIQKKIEKGLFSTVYPAMVSQYEKSQMQRKSASGKKRKPEVDKGQLKLTQYKKIKKKLPFNEEESGRTQKTDFVDIYDIKNVSSTSTDTANKTTADHSEDADEKVDTTSHDIVSGSKLDTRYNVEPETSCSIPIGSPSGQNRKSHGNAKLQKSKMGKKGGSGKRTVDKKSTTDLSQASIKNFFARREIKSDTKAMEFKQNDTTAFKTLNNSTG, encoded by the exons ATGTCTTGGCATGTCTTGGCAATTATGGGAGTTCATACTCTCTGGAATATTTTAGAGGAAACTGGAGTAGAAATTATTACAGTGCGAGATTTGAGAGGCAAGAAACTTGCAGTCGACTTAAGCTCATGGATTGTTGAATTACAGCAAAGTAAAGTTTCCACACAGTTCCGAAATGCTTACATCAG AAATCTGTTTTTTCGTACGACTGACTTCATGAAAGAAGGTGTAGAGTTGGTATTTGTTACTGATGGTAGAGCACCAGAACTCAAGCAGCAGGC TACAGCTAATACAGGCAGACATTATCTTAGAAATGCTGCGTCATgg TGTGTTGAGATGCTGGGGTACCTGGGGTTACCGTGTGTACAGGCTGCTGAGGAAGCAGAGGCTATGTGTGCCTATCTCAACAGTCAACAA CTAGTGGATGGTTGTCTAACAGACGACAATGATTTCTTCCTTTATGGTGGAAAAACACTTTACCGGAAACTATCTAAACATAATAAG ATGTATGTTATTGAAAAGTTTGATATGGATAAGATAAATGCTGACTTAAGACTTGAGCGGAGAGATCTGGTAGCACTGGCGTTGCTGTTAGGCTCCGACTATGATGAGAAAGGTGTTAAATATGTAGGAAAGGAGAAGGGAAAGGCACTTGTAGAACTCCTCAAATCTAGAAAACTTGACGTGCTTGACAG GTTACTGGGTTGGAAAAACAATCAGGAACTAGATAGTATTGAAGAACAGTTGTCAGCAGAAACAAAACAGTCTCACTGCCGCAAGTGTGGACACCTAG GTCGTGTTAGTGCCCATGAAGCATCTGGCTGCAGTGTGTGTGGGATTGACTCAGGATGTCAGGAATCATCAAAGGTTACGTGTCAGTGTGCATGGCACAAACAAGAAGCCCTAAAGAAGCAACATAAACTTGAGCTATCACTTAGACAGAAGTCATTGCAGAATGAATCATTTCCAAATGAGAAG GTGATACAAGAATACCTTAATCCACATCTCCAGTCATGTAAGGAAATCACCAAACCTTCAATGAATGTACCAAAACTAATGGCATTCATGAAATCTCATTTTGGCTGGACATCTGACAAGGCTTTAGAAAAATTGGTTCCCATTGTGATCTTAAATGAGCTTAGAGAAAAGGGGAGCCAATCTGATCTCATGTTCACTCCAATCAG GATATTGAGAAGTTGTAAAGAAAGTCATGTAGACTGTTATGAAGTGACATGGGATAAAACTG ACAAAAATGACTGGGCTGGAACAAATTTTTCAACTAACATACAGAAGAAAATAGAGAAAGGTTTGTTCAGCACTGTATACCCAGCCATGGTGTCTCAGTATGAGAAGTCACAGATGCAGAGGAAGTCAGCAAGTG GAAAGAAGAGAAAGCCTGAGGTAGACAAAGGTCAATTAAAACTGACACAatacaaaaaaatcaagaaaaagctGCCTTTTAATGAAGAAGAGAGTGGGAGAACTCAGAAAACAGATTTTGTTGATATTTATGACATCAAAAACGTAAGTAGTACATCTACAGACACAGCAAACAAGACAACAGCAGATCACAGTGAAGATGCTGATGAGAAAGTAGATACTACTAGTCATGATATAGTATCTGGCTCTAAATTAGATACCAGATATAATGTGGAACCTGAAACTTCATGTAGTATTCCCATTGGGTCTCCATCTGGTCAAAATAGAAAATCTCATGGAAATGCTAAACTGCAAAAAAGTAAGATGGGTAAAAAAGGTGGGAGTGGAAAAAGAACAGTTGACAAAAAATCCACAACAGACTTGTCTCAGGCTTCTATTAAGAACTTTTTTGCAAGGAGAGAAATTAAGTCCGACACAAAAGCTATGGAATTCAAGCAAAATGACACAACTGCCTTCAAGACATTAAATAATTCAACTGGTTAA
- the LOC123566421 gene encoding flap endonuclease GEN homolog 1-like isoform X1 yields the protein MSWHVLAIMGVHTLWNILEETGVEIITVRDLRGKKLAVDLSSWIVELQQSKVSTQFRNAYIRNLFFRTTDFMKEGVELVFVTDGRAPELKQQALLTRQQNQFGSSSSTANTGRHYLRNAASWCVEMLGYLGLPCVQAAEEAEAMCAYLNSQQLVDGCLTDDNDFFLYGGKTLYRKLSKHNKMYVIEKFDMDKINADLRLERRDLVALALLLGSDYDEKGVKYVGKEKGKALVELLKSRKLDVLDRLLGWKNNQELDSIEEQLSAETKQSHCRKCGHLGRVSAHEASGCSVCGIDSGCQESSKVTCQCAWHKQEALKKQHKLELSLRQKSLQNESFPNEKVIQEYLNPHLQSCKEITKPSMNVPKLMAFMKSHFGWTSDKALEKLVPIVILNELREKGSQSDLMFTPIRILRSCKESHVDCYEVTWDKTDKNDWAGTNFSTNIQKKIEKGLFSTVYPAMVSQYEKSQMQRKSASGKKRKPEVDKGQLKLTQYKKIKKKLPFNEEESGRTQKTDFVDIYDIKNVSSTSTDTANKTTADHSEDADEKVDTTSHDIVSGSKLDTRYNVEPETSCSIPIGSPSGQNRKSHGNAKLQKSKMGKKGGSGKRTVDKKSTTDLSQASIKNFFARREIKSDTKAMEFKQNDTTAFKTLNNSTG from the exons ATGTCTTGGCATGTCTTGGCAATTATGGGAGTTCATACTCTCTGGAATATTTTAGAGGAAACTGGAGTAGAAATTATTACAGTGCGAGATTTGAGAGGCAAGAAACTTGCAGTCGACTTAAGCTCATGGATTGTTGAATTACAGCAAAGTAAAGTTTCCACACAGTTCCGAAATGCTTACATCAG AAATCTGTTTTTTCGTACGACTGACTTCATGAAAGAAGGTGTAGAGTTGGTATTTGTTACTGATGGTAGAGCACCAGAACTCAAGCAGCAGGCGTTACTGACAAGACAACAGAATCAGTTTGGTTCATCGTCCAGTACAGCTAATACAGGCAGACATTATCTTAGAAATGCTGCGTCATgg TGTGTTGAGATGCTGGGGTACCTGGGGTTACCGTGTGTACAGGCTGCTGAGGAAGCAGAGGCTATGTGTGCCTATCTCAACAGTCAACAA CTAGTGGATGGTTGTCTAACAGACGACAATGATTTCTTCCTTTATGGTGGAAAAACACTTTACCGGAAACTATCTAAACATAATAAG ATGTATGTTATTGAAAAGTTTGATATGGATAAGATAAATGCTGACTTAAGACTTGAGCGGAGAGATCTGGTAGCACTGGCGTTGCTGTTAGGCTCCGACTATGATGAGAAAGGTGTTAAATATGTAGGAAAGGAGAAGGGAAAGGCACTTGTAGAACTCCTCAAATCTAGAAAACTTGACGTGCTTGACAG GTTACTGGGTTGGAAAAACAATCAGGAACTAGATAGTATTGAAGAACAGTTGTCAGCAGAAACAAAACAGTCTCACTGCCGCAAGTGTGGACACCTAG GTCGTGTTAGTGCCCATGAAGCATCTGGCTGCAGTGTGTGTGGGATTGACTCAGGATGTCAGGAATCATCAAAGGTTACGTGTCAGTGTGCATGGCACAAACAAGAAGCCCTAAAGAAGCAACATAAACTTGAGCTATCACTTAGACAGAAGTCATTGCAGAATGAATCATTTCCAAATGAGAAG GTGATACAAGAATACCTTAATCCACATCTCCAGTCATGTAAGGAAATCACCAAACCTTCAATGAATGTACCAAAACTAATGGCATTCATGAAATCTCATTTTGGCTGGACATCTGACAAGGCTTTAGAAAAATTGGTTCCCATTGTGATCTTAAATGAGCTTAGAGAAAAGGGGAGCCAATCTGATCTCATGTTCACTCCAATCAG GATATTGAGAAGTTGTAAAGAAAGTCATGTAGACTGTTATGAAGTGACATGGGATAAAACTG ACAAAAATGACTGGGCTGGAACAAATTTTTCAACTAACATACAGAAGAAAATAGAGAAAGGTTTGTTCAGCACTGTATACCCAGCCATGGTGTCTCAGTATGAGAAGTCACAGATGCAGAGGAAGTCAGCAAGTG GAAAGAAGAGAAAGCCTGAGGTAGACAAAGGTCAATTAAAACTGACACAatacaaaaaaatcaagaaaaagctGCCTTTTAATGAAGAAGAGAGTGGGAGAACTCAGAAAACAGATTTTGTTGATATTTATGACATCAAAAACGTAAGTAGTACATCTACAGACACAGCAAACAAGACAACAGCAGATCACAGTGAAGATGCTGATGAGAAAGTAGATACTACTAGTCATGATATAGTATCTGGCTCTAAATTAGATACCAGATATAATGTGGAACCTGAAACTTCATGTAGTATTCCCATTGGGTCTCCATCTGGTCAAAATAGAAAATCTCATGGAAATGCTAAACTGCAAAAAAGTAAGATGGGTAAAAAAGGTGGGAGTGGAAAAAGAACAGTTGACAAAAAATCCACAACAGACTTGTCTCAGGCTTCTATTAAGAACTTTTTTGCAAGGAGAGAAATTAAGTCCGACACAAAAGCTATGGAATTCAAGCAAAATGACACAACTGCCTTCAAGACATTAAATAATTCAACTGGTTAA